The sequence GGAGGCTCGCCTCGGGCAGGCCGGAGCCGCGGGCGGCGAGCACGCCGCACTCGATCTCCCGGCCGGGCACGGCGGCCTCCACGATGACCTTCGGGTCGACCGCGGCGGCCGCGGCGACGGCGGCCGGGAACTGCGCCCAGTCGGTCACCCTGGTGATGCCGATGCTCGACCCGGCGCGGGCCGGCTTCACGAAGACCGGCAGGCCCAGGCGCTCGCGCGCCGCCTCGTCGAGGACCGCGGGGTCGGCGCACACGGCACCGTGCTCGTCGCGCAGCACGACGTGGTCGCCCTGCGGCAACCCCGCGGCCGCCAGCAGCTTCTTGGTGAACTCCTTGTCCATGGAGGCGGCGCTGGCGAACACCCCCGAGCCGACGTAGGGCAGCCCGGTCATCTCCAGCAGGCCCTGGACGGTGCCGTCCTCCCCGAAGGTCCCGTGCAGGACGGGGAAGACGACGTCGACCTCGGTGAGCGCCCGCCCGGTGCCGTCGCCGGGCTCGAGCACGGCCAGGCCCCGCGCCTCCGGGTCGCCGACCAGCGAGACCGCCCTGCCGCCGGTGACCTCGGGCAGCGCGCCCTCGGTGATCTCGAGCCGCTGGTCGGGGTCCGGCAGCACCCAGCGGCCGTCCCGGGCGATGCCGACGGGCACGACCTCGTACCGGCCAGGGTCGAGGGCGGCCATCACGCTGCCGGCCGAGACGCAGGAGATCGCGTGCTCCTCGCTGCGCCCCCCGAAGACGACCGCCACACGCACCCTGCCCGCCTGTCCGCTCATTGCGGGGACCCTAACCGAGGCCGGTCGGCGAGCCCCGCCGCGACGTCGGTGCAGGCGTCGGTCCGCCGGGGCGAGCGGGGTGTGGCAGCCTCGTCGCCGTGCACGACGACCCAGCCCACCAGACCGCACCCGGGGCGGTGCGCACCGCCGACGGGCCCGGGTACTCCCGAGGACTGCGCCTGGCCGGCGCCGCGGTGCACCTGTACACCGCCAGCGGTTCGGTGCTCGGCCTGCTCATCGTCCTGGCCGCCTTCGACGGCGCCGTGGAGACCGCCCTCTGGCTGATCCTCGCGACGCTGTTCATCGACGGCACGGACGGGATGCTGGCCCGCCGCGCACGGGTCAAGCAGACGATCCCCTGGTTCGACGGCGCCCGGATGGACGACGTCGTCGACTACCTGACCTACGTCTTCGCCCCCGTCGTGCTGCTCTGGACGACCGACCGGTTGCCGGGCGGCGCCCCCGGCTGGGTCCTGGCCGCGCTGCCCCTGCTCGCCTCCTGCTACCAGTTCTGCCGGGTGGACGCGAAGACCGAGGACCACTACTTCCTCGGTTTCCCCAGCTACTGGAACGTGGTGGCCTTCTACGCGATCATCCTCGACGTCGGCACCACCGGGGTCGGCCTCGCGCTCGCTGTCCTGACGGTGCTGGTCTTCGTGCCGGTGAAGTACGTCTACCCGTCGCGCACCAAGCTGCTGCGGGGCGTGAACGTGGGGCTGGCGACGGTCTGGCTGGTGGCCTTCGCGGTGCTGATCGTCCAGTACCCCGACCCGCACCCGCTGGTGGTCGCGCTGAGCCTGGCCTATCTCGCCTACTACTTCGGCGTGAGCATCTGGCTCACCGTGGCCGGTAGCCGCCGCCGGCCGGCGTCAGCCGAGGGCGTCGAGCGCGCGGGATAGGTCGGCGACCAGGTCGGCGGTGTCCTCGATGCCGCAGGACAGCCGCACGAAGCCTCCGGGGACGGCGTCCCCGCCCCACTGCGCCCGCCGGTCGATCGTGCTGTGCACACCGCCGAAGCTGGTCGCCGCCGCCCACAGCCGACTCGCGCCCAGCAGCCGGGCGACGGCGGCCTCGTCGGGCAGCTCCGCGGACACCACGCCGTTGGGTCGCAGCATCTGGCGCGCGGCCAGCGCGAAGGACGGGTCGCCCGCGCGCCACGGCCAGCGCACGTCCCTGACGGCGGGGTGCCCTGCCAGCAGGTCCGCCACCGCCGCCGCGTTCGTCGCCTGACGGGCCAGCCGCAGGTCCAGCGTGCTCATCGAGCGGTGGCCCAGCCACGCCTCGAACGGCCCCGGCGTGCTGCCCGTCCGGTCCCGGAAGCCCTTCACCGCCGCGTAGAGGTCGTCGTCGGTGACCGTCACGTGCCCGAGCAGCACGTCGCTGTGCCCGGTGAGCGCCTTGGTGTCGCTGCCGACGGTGAGGTCCGCGCCGAGCGCGAGGGGGCGCTGGCCGAGCGGGGTGGCGGTGGTGTTGTCGACGGCGACCAGCGCGCCGGTGGCGTGCGCGGCCTCCGCCACCGCGGCGATGTCGCAGACGTCGAGCTGTGGGTTGCTCGGCGTCTCCAGGAGCACCATGCGAGCGCCGGCGAGCCCGCCGTCGGCTGCGAACCGGCCGATCTCCGGCGTCGGCACGTACTGCACCTCGATGCCGAAGCGGGCCAGCTCCTCGGCCGCGAGCAGCCGGGTCGTGTAGTAGCCGTCCGAGGGCAGCACGATCCGGTTCCCGCTGCGGGCGCACGCCAGGACGGCCGCCGTCAGCGCCGCCATCCCGGTGGCGAAGGACAGGCAGCGGCCGCCGTCGAGCTCGCCGACGGCGTCCTCGAACACGCGCAGCGTCGGCTGCTCGGTGCGCGCGTAGGCGTCGGCGCCCCCGGCCCGGGGTGGCTGGTCGCCGAGCTGGAAGGGCGCCGCGAACACCGGGGAGGGCCGCAGCGGGGCACCCGGCACCGCGGCGCCCTCCCCCGCGCGCACCGACCGGGTGCCGTCGCCGTAGCCGCTGGGGCCATCCGGTCCCCTCACTCCGGCTTCGCCTCCCGCGACATGATCTCCCGCACCATCTGCTCCGGCGCCTCGCCCTCGTGGCACACCCGCACGACCGCCTCCGTGATCGGCACGTCGATGCCGTGCGCCCGGGCCAGGTCGAGCACCGACCGGCAGCTCTTCACGCCCTCGGCGGTCTGCCGGGTGCTCCGCTGCACCTCCTCGACGCTCATGCCGCGGCCGAGCTTCTCGCCGAAGGTGCGGTTGCGCGACAGCGGGGAGCTGCAGGTGGCCACCAGGTCGCCGAGCCCCGCCAGCCCCGCGAACGTGGTCAGCTCGGCGCCCAGCACCAGGCCCAGTCGGGCGGTCTCGGCCAGGCCCCGGGTGATCAGCGAGGCCCGGGTGTTGTCCCCGAATCCCAGCCCCTCGGTGATGCCGCAGGCGAGGGCGATGACGTTCTTCACCGCCCCGCCGAGCTCGCAGCCCACGACGTCGGGGTTGGTGTACGGCCGGAAGTACCGGGTGTGGCACGCCGCCTGCAGCACCGCTGCGCGATCGGCGTTCGAGCACGCGATCACCGTGGCGGCGGGCTGCTCCTCGGCGATCTCGCGCGCCAGGTTGGGGCCGGAGAGGGCGGCCACCCGCGACGGGCCGGCACCGGTGACCTCGCAGATGACCTCGCTCATGCGCTTGGTGCTGCCGAGCTCGATGCCCTTCATCAGCGACAACAGGGTCGCGTCGGGCGGCAGCAGCTCCCGCCAGTCCCCGAGGTTGCCGCGCAGCGACTGCGACGGCACGGCCAGCACGACGACGTCGGCGTCCAGCAGCGCCTCGGCGGGGTCCGCGGTCGCCCGCAGCCGCTCGGGCAGCCGCACGCCCGGCAGGTAGTCGGCGTTCTCGCGCTCGTCGGTGATGGCCTTGGCCAGCTCCGGGCGCCGTGCGTGCAGCACGACGTCGCACCCGGCATCGGCGAGCACCTTGGCGAACGTCGTCCCCCAGGAGCCGGCGCCGAGCACCGCGGCGCGGGTCACGCCGCGCTCCCCGCGATGCCGTCCGGGCGCGAGCGGCCCGGGCCCGGGTGGAAGGTGAGCGGGGGTTGTTCGTTCCGCAGCTCGCCGAGCTGGTCGCGCACCCTCGACATCATCAGATCGGTCGTCTCCCGCAGCAGGTCGGCGTTCAGCGGACGGCCCGCCCGCACCTCGGCCCGCACGGCCGAGAGGTCGATCGGCTCGCCGACGAGGTAGTCGGCGGGCGTGCGCAGCCGCAGGTGCAGCTTCTTGGCGTGGTAGTCGTGCACCCGCTGCGGCCCCCACTGCGCCACCGGGACGACGACGGCCTCGGTGGTCAGCGCCAGCTGCGCCGCGCCCGTACGGGCCTGCATCGGCCACCACCCCGGGTCGCGGGTGACCGAGCCCTCCGGGTAGATCACGACGATGCTGCCCGCCGCGAGGTCGGCCCGCGCCGCGTCCAGCGATCCGCGCGCCGCAGTCGAGTACCGGGCCACCGGGATCTGACCGGCCGCCCGCAGGATCGTCCCGGCCAGCCCCTTGAACACCGCCTCCTTGGCTAGGAAGTGCGGAATGCGGCCCTGGTCGAAGACCAGGCGGGCGCAGGCCAGCGGGTCGAGCACCGAGACGTGGTTGGCGACCAGCAGCACCGGCCCCCGGACCGGGATGCGGTCGGCGTGCCGGTAGCGCAGCCGGAAGATCAGCGACGACACCGGGTAGATCACCACGATGCACAGCCACAGGGCGAACGAGATGCGGCCCCGGGTGCGCCACCTGCTGGGCCGACCGGCCCGGTGGGCCTCGACCGCGGCCGACCCGCCCGCGTGCGCTCCGCGCGAGGACGTCTCCTCCGTCACCGCCCCCCCCTCCCTCCGCTGTGAGCCAGCCCATGATCGACCCGGGCCGCCCATCGCGGTCCACCGGGTCCCGGCCTCCGGCCGCCGCGGCCACCGTGTGCTCACATTGTGGCCGTGTCCAGCTGGTCGGTCGTGGTCCCGGCGAAGCGGCTCGCCGTGGCCAAGACCCGGCTGCGGCCGCTCACCGGCGAGCCCGGCGGCGACCACGGGGCGCTGGTCCTGGCACTGCTCGCCGACACGGTCGCGGCGGCCCTGGCCTGCCCGCGGGTGGGGTC is a genomic window of Blastococcus sp. HT6-30 containing:
- a CDS encoding D-alanine--D-alanine ligase family protein, encoding MSGQAGRVRVAVVFGGRSEEHAISCVSAGSVMAALDPGRYEVVPVGIARDGRWVLPDPDQRLEITEGALPEVTGGRAVSLVGDPEARGLAVLEPGDGTGRALTEVDVVFPVLHGTFGEDGTVQGLLEMTGLPYVGSGVFASAASMDKEFTKKLLAAAGLPQGDHVVLRDEHGAVCADPAVLDEAARERLGLPVFVKPARAGSSIGITRVTDWAQFPAAVAAAAAVDPKVIVEAAVPGREIECGVLAARGSGLPEASLPAEIRLRPGVDWYDFAAKYLDDAAEFDIPADLTPERIAAVQDAARRAYLALDCRGLARVDFFLGTGPDGEDRLVINEVNTMPGFTPISMFARMWAATGVDFAELVDRLVSGALVDGTRPGR
- a CDS encoding CDP-alcohol phosphatidyltransferase family protein; this translates as MHDDPAHQTAPGAVRTADGPGYSRGLRLAGAAVHLYTASGSVLGLLIVLAAFDGAVETALWLILATLFIDGTDGMLARRARVKQTIPWFDGARMDDVVDYLTYVFAPVVLLWTTDRLPGGAPGWVLAALPLLASCYQFCRVDAKTEDHYFLGFPSYWNVVAFYAIILDVGTTGVGLALAVLTVLVFVPVKYVYPSRTKLLRGVNVGLATVWLVAFAVLIVQYPDPHPLVVALSLAYLAYYFGVSIWLTVAGSRRRPASAEGVERAG
- a CDS encoding cystathionine gamma-lyase, with protein sequence MRGPDGPSGYGDGTRSVRAGEGAAVPGAPLRPSPVFAAPFQLGDQPPRAGGADAYARTEQPTLRVFEDAVGELDGGRCLSFATGMAALTAAVLACARSGNRIVLPSDGYYTTRLLAAEELARFGIEVQYVPTPEIGRFAADGGLAGARMVLLETPSNPQLDVCDIAAVAEAAHATGALVAVDNTTATPLGQRPLALGADLTVGSDTKALTGHSDVLLGHVTVTDDDLYAAVKGFRDRTGSTPGPFEAWLGHRSMSTLDLRLARQATNAAAVADLLAGHPAVRDVRWPWRAGDPSFALAARQMLRPNGVVSAELPDEAAVARLLGASRLWAAATSFGGVHSTIDRRAQWGGDAVPGGFVRLSCGIEDTADLVADLSRALDALG
- a CDS encoding NAD(P)H-dependent glycerol-3-phosphate dehydrogenase: MTRAAVLGAGSWGTTFAKVLADAGCDVVLHARRPELAKAITDERENADYLPGVRLPERLRATADPAEALLDADVVVLAVPSQSLRGNLGDWRELLPPDATLLSLMKGIELGSTKRMSEVICEVTGAGPSRVAALSGPNLAREIAEEQPAATVIACSNADRAAVLQAACHTRYFRPYTNPDVVGCELGGAVKNVIALACGITEGLGFGDNTRASLITRGLAETARLGLVLGAELTTFAGLAGLGDLVATCSSPLSRNRTFGEKLGRGMSVEEVQRSTRQTAEGVKSCRSVLDLARAHGIDVPITEAVVRVCHEGEAPEQMVREIMSREAKPE
- a CDS encoding lysophospholipid acyltransferase family protein; amino-acid sequence: MTEETSSRGAHAGGSAAVEAHRAGRPSRWRTRGRISFALWLCIVVIYPVSSLIFRLRYRHADRIPVRGPVLLVANHVSVLDPLACARLVFDQGRIPHFLAKEAVFKGLAGTILRAAGQIPVARYSTAARGSLDAARADLAAGSIVVIYPEGSVTRDPGWWPMQARTGAAQLALTTEAVVVPVAQWGPQRVHDYHAKKLHLRLRTPADYLVGEPIDLSAVRAEVRAGRPLNADLLRETTDLMMSRVRDQLGELRNEQPPLTFHPGPGRSRPDGIAGSAA